In Halichondria panicea chromosome 17, odHalPani1.1, whole genome shotgun sequence, a single window of DNA contains:
- the LOC135351411 gene encoding uncharacterized protein LOC135351411, with amino-acid sequence MSRGSPLSISSLCPPVERLQISAIIVPRVTCDLPTQPAQPVHLNAKWSHLNLADPDFGQPNKIDILLGVDVYADVLLQGRRNGPPGTPTAFETKFGWVLTGKTDNVAANHAITLSGDDILREIEECPRDVSNHSPEDSPEERSVVRHFAETHKKSEDGRFVVPLPKNPRTKPLGESRSSAVRRFLSLERSLHSKDQFDEFATVMDLKHGSQTR; translated from the coding sequence ATGTCTCGCGGATCTCCCTTGTCAATCTCATCTCTGTGCCCACCCGTTGAAAGGCTTCAAATATCTGCAATTATTGTCCCACGTGTCACTTGTGATCTACCCACTCAACCTGCTCAACCTGTGCACTTAAATGCCAAATGGAGTCACCTCAACCTTGCAGATCCCGACTTCGGCCAACCTAACAAAATTGACATACTCCTGGGAGTAGACGTCTACGCTGATGTGCTGTTGCAAGGCCGGCGGAATGGACCCCCTGGTACGCCTACTGCCTTTGAAACTAAGTTTGGATGGGTACTCACTGGCAAAACAGACAATGTTGCAGCTAACCATGCAATCACACTCTCTGGTGACGACATTCTCCGCGAAATTGAAGAATGCCCAAGAGATGTCTCAAATCACTCACCAGAAGACTCACCAGAAGAACGCTCTGTTGTTCGTCATTTTGCTGAAACCCACAAGAAAAGTGAAGATGGTAGATTTGTCGTACCACTTCCAAAAAACCCTCGGACAAAACCTCTTGGAGAGTCAAGATCATCTGCTGTACGCCGATTCCTCTCTCTCGAGCGATCTCTCCACTCAAAGGATCAATTTGATGAATTTGCTACTGTCATGGATCTCAAACATGGATCTCAAACACGCTGA